One window of Chryseobacterium indologenes genomic DNA carries:
- a CDS encoding TonB-dependent receptor: protein MKLINKSILTAVITLSTASVYYAQQVQDTVQTKSKDIDEVILRGVTDIAKDRKTPVAVSTIKAAQILERQGNQELVEILNTTPSVYATKGGGGFGDSQIVMRGFESRNIAVMVNGMPVNDMEGGTVYFSNWTGLSDVTSTLQVQRGLGSSKLAIASVGGTMNFITKSADMKRGGVIRLGVGNNDYLKTSFAYNTGKSKDGISASFLMSRQAGGTYIENTDYESYAYFFALGYEINKKHNLQFSITSAPQWHDQRTFAPTIQNYINYNPDHDGNPYRRYNSDFGYYTDANGNKVALANRANYYSKPVMMVNWDWTMSEKSKLSTVLYMSNGRGGGTGDLGRLGTKSINDPSFTDASGHINYDALFAANAAVNLNTAGAGSTIVRRSSINSHNWYGILANFQHKVNDNWNFSIGTDDRYYYGYHYQVLTDLYGAAGYKDNANKNLPAPRIVNALYDYKKLSWNPFGGKLAPAEDQVGYSNDGEVIWYSGFAQVEYTKDKLSAFLQGSVSNQGYQRIDNYVVDGSTLRGQTINTKTGFKNIFGYNIKGGANYNINEQHNVFANLGYYSKQPFLNTVYPSNQQLVNPYLTNEKISSAEVGYGFRSAKFTANVNVYRTQWKDRWLRKTSQTFTLADGTTTTGYSEINGITEVHQGVEFDGVYKPNRFLEIQGMFSWGDYYYKGNANVASFDDNNNPVTLAGSAGNELYLDKVKVGGSSNNSIPQMTASLGLTVKPVKDLNIFGTWRYVGKLYSTIDAGTFTNVAAQDRGVLKLPDFNLFDVGFSYKIRLQNEAQYFTIGANVYNLFDKIYISDSATSIFGTDKITANNDPDKGKTYEEAGRMYNGIATGNRAYFGFGTTWAATLSFNF, encoded by the coding sequence TCCGTATATGCTACAAAAGGAGGTGGTGGTTTTGGTGATTCACAAATTGTTATGCGTGGATTTGAATCTAGAAACATTGCAGTAATGGTAAACGGTATGCCTGTAAATGATATGGAGGGTGGTACTGTTTATTTCTCAAACTGGACTGGATTATCTGACGTAACAAGTACATTGCAGGTTCAAAGAGGTTTAGGTTCGTCTAAATTAGCGATTGCTTCTGTAGGAGGTACAATGAACTTCATCACCAAGTCTGCAGATATGAAAAGAGGAGGGGTTATTAGATTAGGAGTTGGTAACAATGACTATTTAAAAACATCTTTTGCTTATAATACTGGAAAATCCAAGGATGGTATTTCTGCATCATTCTTAATGAGCAGACAAGCCGGAGGTACTTATATTGAAAATACTGATTATGAATCTTATGCATATTTCTTTGCATTAGGTTATGAAATCAACAAAAAGCATAACTTACAGTTCTCAATTACTTCTGCACCTCAGTGGCACGATCAAAGAACTTTTGCACCAACTATCCAAAATTATATCAACTATAATCCTGATCATGACGGAAATCCTTACAGAAGATATAACTCAGATTTTGGATACTACACTGATGCAAACGGAAATAAAGTAGCTTTAGCAAACAGAGCTAACTACTATTCTAAGCCTGTAATGATGGTAAACTGGGACTGGACAATGAGCGAAAAGTCTAAGTTAAGTACAGTTTTATATATGTCAAACGGTAGAGGTGGTGGAACTGGTGACTTAGGACGACTAGGAACTAAAAGCATCAATGATCCCAGCTTTACAGATGCTTCAGGACACATCAACTATGATGCTCTTTTTGCAGCAAACGCAGCAGTTAATTTAAATACTGCAGGGGCAGGAAGTACTATTGTTCGTCGATCAAGTATCAATTCACACAACTGGTATGGTATCTTAGCAAACTTCCAACATAAAGTTAACGATAACTGGAATTTCTCAATCGGTACAGATGACAGATATTACTATGGTTATCATTATCAAGTCCTTACCGATTTATATGGAGCAGCAGGATATAAAGATAATGCCAACAAAAATTTACCTGCTCCAAGAATTGTAAATGCTCTTTACGATTACAAAAAACTTTCTTGGAATCCTTTTGGAGGCAAATTAGCCCCAGCTGAAGATCAGGTAGGATACAGCAATGATGGTGAAGTTATTTGGTACAGTGGATTTGCACAGGTAGAATATACAAAAGATAAATTATCTGCATTCTTACAAGGTTCCGTATCTAACCAAGGTTACCAGAGAATTGATAACTACGTAGTAGACGGAAGCACATTGAGAGGCCAAACCATCAATACGAAAACAGGATTTAAAAATATTTTCGGATATAATATTAAAGGGGGAGCTAACTATAACATTAACGAGCAACATAACGTTTTTGCTAACTTAGGTTATTATAGCAAGCAACCATTCCTTAACACAGTTTATCCAAGTAACCAACAACTTGTTAACCCTTATCTAACTAACGAGAAGATTTCTTCAGCAGAAGTTGGTTATGGGTTCAGATCTGCAAAATTCACTGCTAATGTTAACGTGTACAGAACACAGTGGAAAGACAGATGGTTGAGAAAAACTAGCCAGACTTTCACTTTAGCAGACGGTACAACAACTACAGGTTATTCTGAAATCAATGGTATTACAGAAGTTCACCAGGGAGTAGAATTTGATGGAGTATACAAACCGAACCGTTTCCTAGAAATTCAGGGGATGTTCTCTTGGGGAGATTATTATTACAAAGGAAATGCTAATGTAGCTTCATTCGACGATAATAATAATCCTGTTACTTTAGCTGGTTCAGCAGGAAACGAACTATACTTAGATAAAGTAAAAGTAGGAGGTTCAAGTAACAACAGTATCCCTCAGATGACTGCCTCATTAGGACTTACTGTAAAACCAGTAAAAGATCTTAATATTTTCGGAACATGGAGATATGTAGGTAAACTTTATTCTACTATTGACGCCGGAACATTCACCAATGTTGCTGCTCAGGATAGAGGAGTATTGAAATTACCTGACTTTAACTTATTTGATGTAGGTTTCTCTTACAAAATCAGATTACAAAACGAAGCTCAGTACTTCACAATCGGAGCTAACGTTTATAACTTGTTTGATAAAATTTATATTTCTGATTCTGCGACAAGTATCTTCGGGACTGATAAAATTACAGCAAACAATGACCCTGACAAAGGAAAAACTTATGAAGAGGCTGGTAGAATGTACAATGGTATTGCAACAGGTAACCGTGCTTATTTCGGTTTCGGAACTACTTGGGCAGCAACATTATCATTCAACTTCTAA